The Candidatus Baltobacteraceae bacterium genome includes the window GGAACTCGCGGGTTCGACGAGATCGCGGGCGCGCGGCGGCGGCACGCTCATTTGCGGCGGCGCCTTGAGAACGTACGACCCATGCTTGACCAGCGCACCTTTGACGATCTTGCCCATCTAGACGAGTCGTTCGTCCTTTGCGCCGCGGGCGATGATGATTTGACCGTTCTCTTCGAGCGTGCGAATCACGTCGACGATCGACTGTTGGGCTTTGCCGACTTCGCGCATGCGCGTCGGTCCGAGCAGCTCGATCTCTTCGCGCAGCGTCGCGCTCGCCCGCGACGACATGTTTTTGTAGATTCGGCCGAGCATATCTTCGTTGGAAGATTTGAGCGCGAGCGCCAGATCTTTGCCGTCGACCTCTTTGAGGATGCGCTGGATCGAGCGATCGTCGAGGTTGACGATATCCTCGAAAACGAAGAGCAGGTTCTTGACTTCGGTCGCAAGTTCGGGATCGCGCTTTGAGAGCCCGTCGAGAATGTTTTTTTCCGTTTCGCGATCGACGAAGCCCATGACCGTCGCGAGCGACTGCACGCCGCCCGCCATCGAAAAGTCCGCGCCGCTCACGAGCAGGCGGCGGCCGAGAAGTTCGTCCAATTGTTCCAATACTTCCGGTGCGGTCTTCTGCAAAATGGCGATACGCATCGCGACCTCGGCCTGCAATTCCGGCGGCAGTGCGGAGAGCACGGCGCCGGCTTGATCCGGAGCCATGTAGACGAGGATCAGCGCGATCGTCTGCGGGTGTTCGTCTTGAATGAACTGCAGCAGTTGCGCCGGTTCGGTCTTTTTGATGAGTTCGAGTGGATTGCCGTGTTTGAGCGCCGCGAAGAGCCGGTTGGTCATGTCGTCGGCCTGACCCGCACCGAACGACCGCTCGAGAATCTCCTTCGCGTACTCGATTCCGCCCTCGTTGATGTACTTGAGCGCGATCGCGCGTTGGTACGCCTCCGTGATGACCGAATCGCGTTTCTCGATCGAGACCGTCGAAATTTTGGCGATTTCGAGCACGATGCGCTCGACCTCGTCCTGCCGCAAGAACTTGAAAATCGTTGCGGAGAGTTCGAGCCCGAGCGTGATGATCAGAATCGCGGCTTTTTCGGGCCCCGAGACCTCGACGATCGGATATTCGGGAGCGAACGCGCTCTCCGGCATGCCCGCCTCCATTCCGGCCAAGTTGACGATCGGACTATCGTGTTGCATGAATTACTCCGCCAACCAGAGTTTGACGAGCTTGGCAATGCTGTCGGGGTTCTCTTGCGCGACCGTCGTCACGTACTCGATCATCTGCTCGCGCGTCAGGTCGGCGGCCGACCGAATCGGTGCGGCGATGCCCGGCGCGCCGTCGAGCATCGGGTGCTCCTCGAACGGCGGCAGTTCTTCGGCGAGCGACGAGTCGAATGACGGCAACTCCATATCGGGGCGGAACGAGGAACCGCGCCGGCGCATCCGGCTTGCCAGCAGGCCGAGCAGGATCAGCGCTCCGACGCCGCCGAGTGCGAGCAGCGCCCAGAGCGGGACGCCGAGAACCTGCGTCGTGCCCTGACCGAACGTGGCCGGGGTCGTCAACGCGGGGTTAAACGGAATCGCTTCGACCGAGATTTGATCGCCGGTATTGAGGTTCAAGCCGGCAGCGGCGATCACCAAATTGCGAATCTGCGCGACGTTTGCGGGCGAGACGGCGTACTGCTGCGCACCGGTCGGCGCGGGCTGGCCGGGATTCTGCGCGCTCCCGGTATTCACGACCACCGCGACGCTGGTTTGCAGCACCTTGCCCGGGGCGTCGATGTGCTTGGTGTCCTGAACCGAGATGTTGTAGTTGGTCGTCGCTTCGGCTTTGTTGTACTTCCCCGACGACTGCGTGTTCTGAAGGCCCTGATACGTTGCGATGTTGCTGGTAGTTCCGGGAACGCCGGCCGCCCGGTTTTGCGGTTGCGAGCCGTTGTACGATTCGCGCTTCGTCTGCTGCGAGAGGACGGTGCCCTGCGGTGCGTAGGTCTTCGCTTCGGTCGAGTTCGCGTCGAAATTCATCTTGGTCGATACGCGGGCGACCGCGTGACGCGGCCCGAGCGTTTGATCGAGCATCGACTGAATGCTCTGCTGCAGGCCGGCCTCGTAGCGCTGCTTGGCGACGAGTTGCTCTTGCGTGAGGCTCAGCGCGTCGGGCGATCCGCCGTTCTCGGCGGCGTTCGCCGACGGCAGCAGCACCTGACCGTCTTGGTTGACGATCGTGACGTTTTCAGGTTTAAGTCCCTCGACCGCGCGCGACACGAGCATCGTGATGCCCTCGACCTGCTGCGGAGCGAGCGTCTCGCCGTCCTTCGTGGTAATTGCCACCGACGCGGTCGTCGGCGATTGCGTCGTCGAGTAGAGCGTGTCGTCGGGCTGCGCGATGTGCACGCGCACGGCCTGCACCGGCGAGAGCCCGCCGATCGTGCGTTCCAGCTCGCCTTCGGTCGCGCGCGTCTTGTCGAGCTTCTGCTCGAACTCGGTCATGCCGAAATTGGTCTTGTCGAACAGTTCGTAGCCGGTGCTGCCGCCTTTGATGACGTTGGAACCCGCGATGGCGACGCGCTCGTCGGAGAGATATTGAGAAGGAACGTACACGGTCTTGCCGTCGGACGAAAGCGTGTAAGGTACCTTGTCGTCTTTAAGATGCTGGGTGACGGCGCTCGCATCGGCCGGCGCGAGATTCGAGAAGAGCACTTCGTAGGGCTGCTTGTGGCCAAAATACAGAAAAGCGACGGCCAGCAGTGCGAAGAGCACCACGCCGATTCCACCGACTGCCAGACTGCGTCCCTGGCGGTTCTGTGACGCCCACATCGTGTCTATGCGGCCGGCAAGATCGTTCCACATCGCGGAGATGCGATCCACAAAGTCACCCTAGCAAAATATTTAGGCCGGCCTTGGCCATTGCATCGAACGTCCGTGCTCGACGGCAAAGGTCCACAGCGATTAGATAAATCGTATGGACTACTCAAAAGCTAGTATCGGAGATTATCCACAGGGTTTTAGGCGCGTCCGTTTAGCTGGCGAGCGCCGAGCGCTCGGGGCCGACCGAAACCAACTCGACGGGAACGCCGAGAAGCTCCGCGAGGCGGGCGACGTAGGCCCGCGCCGCAGCCGGCAAGTCGGCAAGACGCCGGATTGCGCCGAGATCGTCGGGCCAACCGTCGAGATACTCGACCTCGAGTTCGAGGCCCGGCAGACCGGCGGCTTCGAAGCCCACCGCCTTGCCGCCGAGGCGATAGCCGGTCACGATGCCGATGCGATCGAATCCGCTCAACACGTCGAGTTTCGTAATCGCGGCGGCGGTGAGTCCGTTGAGCCGGACCGCGTACTTTGCGGCAACGGCATCGAACCATCCGCAACGCCGCGGACGGCCGGTCACCGTGCCGAACTCGCCGCCGTTGCGGCGAAGCTGCTCGCCGCGTTCGTCGTGCAGCTCCGACGGGAACGGGCCGGCGCCGACGCGGGTCGCATAGGCCTTGACCACGCCGATCACGCGGCCGATGGCCGTCGGCCCGATGCCCAGACCGATGCAGGCACCACCGGCAAGCGTATGGGAGCTGGTAACGTAGGGATAGGTGCCGTATCCGACGTCCAACAGCGTGCCCTGGGCGCCTTCGATGAGGATCTTGCGACCGTTCTCGAGCCCGTCGTGAACGTACGAGACGCCGTCGACGACGTGCGGCCGAATGCGTTCGGCGGCCTCGAGCGTCTGGGCGATGAGTTCTTCTTCGGAGGGCAAGCCCGCGGAGGCGCCGAGCGCCGAGGCCCGGCTGTGCAGGTTGAAGCGGATCCGGTCGGCTAGAACTTCGCGCCGGGCGAGATCTCCGAACGTGATGCCGTTGCGCGCGACCTTATCCACGTAGGCAGGCCCGATGCCGCGCCCCGTCGTGCCGATCGCGGCGTCGCCGCGCGCGATTTCGTTCGCACGGTCCGCCGCCGCGTGATAGGCGAAGACCACGTGCGCGCGATCGGAGATTTTTACGCGCGAAACGTCGATGCCGATCTTCGCGAGGTTGTCGAGCTCGGTCGTTACGCCCGCCAAGCTCACGACGGTCCCGCCGCCGATGAAGAGGTCGCAGTGCGGCTGCAGGACGCCCGACGGCACGATCCGCAGCGCCAGTTTTCGATCGCCGACCTGAATGGAATGCCCGGCGTTGTCGCCGCCGCCGAACCGCGCGACGACGTCGAAGTCGCGCGCGTAGTAATCGACGATGCGGCCCTTGCCTTCGTCACCCCATTGGATGCCTACGATAATATCAGCGGTCTGTGCGGGCACGGCGAACTTTCTACGGACGAAGCGTTATTCGGAGCGGAACTCGAGATCGGAAGTATCGCCCATTGGGATCTCTCCGATGCCTTCGAACGACGTCATGATGTACTCCGAGAATAGCGCGTTGGGCCAACCGAAATCCTGGCGCGTAAACCGTTTCGGATCGTTCGGATCGAAGGATTCGTGCAAGAGGTGATCGCCGGGATCGCTATTGAGCAGTTCGGTGAGTACGTCGAGCTTCTCGCCGCGGCCGCCCGCGGTCAGGCCTTGCATAACGAGCGCCAGCGGCCAGATCCAGTGGTCGGGCGTGTGGTAGCTGCCGATCCCGCGCGCGATTCCGCCGGTGTAGTAGGCGGGATCGTCGGCCGAGAGCAAAAACGCCCGCGTGTTCAGGTAATTGCGATCGTTCGCGGTCGTGTATCCGATGTACGGCGCCGAAAGCAAGCTCGGGACGTTCGCGTCGTCGGTGAGGATCGCATGGCCGAGCCCGTCGACTTCGTAGGCGTAGACGTACCCGTATTTCGGCACGTTCACCAGACCAAACGTCTGGATCCCCTTTTGTACTTCGTCGCGCAGCGCTTTGGCTTGCTGAGCTTTGATCACGTTGTGATAGACGTCGCGTTCGATCTCGGCCATATCGCCGAGTGCGACGACGGCAAACATCTCCGACGGAATCAAATAGTTGTAGTAACAGGCATCGTCCGATGGCCGAAACCCGGTCCAGATCATGCCGGTGTAGCCCACGGGATTTCCGCGCCCGTCCTTGGGCAGTTCTTTGTGCGTGTAGTGCGAGTTGCGCGGGTGGTCTTGTTCGCGCTGCATCGTCGCGAGCACGGCGTCGAGCGCCTTGGCCTCATCGGGCGTAAAAACCGACGCGTCGCCGGTCGTCTTCCAATAGCTCCACGCGAGCGTTACCGGGTAAGCCAGCGAATCGAGTTCGAATTTCTGCTCCCACACGCGATAGTCGAGCGTAAAGGCGTTCGCGTAGGGGTCGACTTGAAGGTATTTCGATTCGCGCGCGACGATCGCTTTGAGGAGCGTTCGCACTTGCGGATCGTCCTTGGCATAGTATAAGTAGGGACGAACTTGAGCGCTGGCGTCGCGCAGCCACTCGGCGGGGATATCGCCGGTTTTTACGTACGCCGTTCCGTCGGGCGCAAACTGCGCGAGTTTCGTGGTGTCGAGCAACGCCGCGCGGAACATCTCCTGGAGATGCGCGTTGGGATTTTGATAATCCGCCGCGGCTTTTTGAATGGAGCCGATATCGAGCGACGAGGCTCGCATCGGCAGCACAAACGTACTCGCGATCGCAACGACAGCGAGCGAGCGCATGACGCATCGGCGGATAGAGCGGTTCACGTTATTGCGGCCAACTTCCATGAGCGTACAACGCAGGCAACTCGCGATAACGTCCCTTAAATCCGAGCCCGTATCCGACCACGTAGACGTCGGGGATCTCGAAACCGCGATATTTGAGTTCGATCGCCGCTAGACGGCGGTGCGGCCGGTCCAGCAGCGCGCAGACGGCGAGCGAAGCCGGGCCGCGAGCGCGCAGGCTCTTGAGCACGTACGAGAGCGTGAGCCCGGTATCGATGGTGTCCTCGACCAGGAGCACGTGCCGGCCCTCAACCGAGGCCGACGTGTCCTTTTCGAAACGAATACCTTCGGAGCCGGTATAGCGCGTGAGCGCGATAAAGTCGAACTCGCTTGGAATCTCGATAGCTCGCGTGAGATCGGCCACGAAGACGGCCGATGCATCGAGCACGCCGACGATCATCGGCAGCTTGCCCGCATAATCGCGCGAGATGGCCGCACCTAACTCGCCGACCCGCGCTGCGATGGTCTGCTCGTCGAAGAGGATGTCGGCGATCACGAAGCTTTTCCGAGTCGCTGTGCGAACACGCGCTCGACGTCGCGCTTGGTAAAGAGTTTGATGTTTATCTCCGGGTAGGCATCGCGCAGCAAACGCAGCTTTCGGTTCTTGCGCGTCTGCAGACGGGGCCGGATCACGGTCATCTCGAGATAAAGATCGAACTCCGGAAGGTAAAAATCCGGGGTGAACGACTCGAGAACGCCGCCTTGCGCGTCCCAGAGAATCGGGAAACTGCGCGGTTCGTACCGCCAGTCCACGCCGTAAAAATCCAAGAGCCGGGCGAGATCTGCTTCGCTGCAATGGGCGAACCGGGCCGCATACGTTGCCACGGACCAATTCCTACGACACGAGCGCTCCCGATTCCGCCCACACCGGGAGCGTTAACTCGAAGCGCGCGCCTCCCAGGCTAGACTCAGCAACGGAGATTTCGCCGCCCGCCCGCTCGACGATCAGCTTCACGATCGCGAGACCGATGCCCGTCCCCGGGCGCGACGCCGTCGAAGCTCCGCGAACGCGCAAACCGAAGATCGATTCACGCTCAACCGCACAGACGCCGGGCCCGTCGTCTTCCACCGTAATCACGACGAACGGATCGCGCACGCCGGAGCGAACGCGAACGCACCCGCGATCGCGCCCGTATTTGACGGCATTTTCCAGCAGATTGACCAGTGCTTGCACGCACGTGTCCCCTTCCATGGCGACCCGCACGTCACAGACGCTCGCATCTATCGCGATGCCGCGGGCGCGCGCGAAGGGCTCCACGCTCTCGGCGGCACGCTCGGCCGCTTCGCGCACGTTGCAGACCGCGCGCACGAAGGTGTCGGCCGAAAGATCGAGCAGCGAGAATTCGAACATTCCATCGAGCAGGCGGCCAAGACGCAGCGCCTCGCGGCGCGCCGTTTCCAGGAAGCGCCGCGAGGTGGCGGCGTCGGCCTCTCCCTCGAGCAGCGTATCCAGGTAGCCTCGTATCGAGGTGAGCGGCGTTCGCAGTTCGTGACCGATTGCGGCGAAGAATTCGTAACGCTCGCGTTCGCGCGCGCCGCGTTCCAACGCCGCTTCGATCTCGCGCTGCAAGCCTAGGAGCGGATCGTAATGCCGTAACATCGTCCACCCGATCTCGATGCGCGTATCGCAAACCAGCGAAATGCCGGCAGCGATACGTTCGAGCACCGCCCGGCAGTCGACGGGCGAGAGCGTTCGCTCTTCGCGCGACGGTGCGGCCATAACGATCGCGAATATGTCGCTGCCCGGATCGTGACCGAAAAGGTCGCCGGCGCGTAACGATTGCCGCGCCGATTTCACGAGCGCCGCGATCGTGCGCCGCTCGACGCGCAATGCGGCGCGCCGCCCCTCGCGCCACGCGATTCGTTCGAACTCCGGTAACCGGACGACCAAGAGCGGGACGGGGCGTGAGGCCAGCGCCGACTCGATCTCGCCGGCTACCTCTGCGAGCGGCAGCGGGCGTTTACGCGCGAGCGAACTTGTAACCGAAGCCATGGATCGTCTGCACCATCGCCGGCACGTTCGGTTCGCGTTCGATCTTCAACCGCACTCTGCGCACGTGTACGTCCACGGTCCGTTCGTCGCCCTCGAAATCGAATCCCCAAACGCGCTCGAGCAGCACGCGGCGCGAGAGTGCGACACCCGGATTGCTGGCTAGCGCGAAGAGCAGCGCGAACTCGCGGGGCTTGAACCGTGCATCGATTCCGTCGATGCGCACTTCGCGCGCGGCTTCGTCGATCTCGAGCCGTCCGAACGTCAGCACGGCCGGCGGTGCGTCGTAGACTTGTCCCGTTCGCCGTACGATCGCCTTCACGCGCGCAACCACTTCGCGCGCCGAAAACGGTTTGAGGATGTAGTCGTCGGCACCGAGTTCCAATCCGACGATCCGATCGATCTCATCCGTTCGCGCGGTCAGCATCACGATCGGAATCTCCCGCCGTTCGCGCCGAAGCGTGCGCGCCACATCGAATCCGTCGACGCCGGGCAGCCCCACGTCCAGCAGCAACAGATCGGCGAAGCTGCGCGCCGCGCGCAGAGCCGCGTTTCCGTCGCCGACTGCGAGAACCTCGAAGCCTTCGCGTGCGAGGTGATGCGTTAAGAGATCGCGGATCGACGGATCGTCCTCGGCGAGCAAAACCTTTAGGGCGGACATGCCTGACGTAGTGCCCGAGCACGGTCCGCCCCGGACACCGCTACGAGCTAGCGGCCTTCGTGACGAGAAGCGGCGCAAAGTGCGAGCGCAGCGGCAGCGCGACGAGCAGCCAGAGCACCGTCACCACGAT containing:
- the hpt gene encoding hypoxanthine phosphoribosyltransferase; the protein is MIADILFDEQTIAARVGELGAAISRDYAGKLPMIVGVLDASAVFVADLTRAIEIPSEFDFIALTRYTGSEGIRFEKDTSASVEGRHVLLVEDTIDTGLTLSYVLKSLRARGPASLAVCALLDRPHRRLAAIELKYRGFEIPDVYVVGYGLGFKGRYRELPALYAHGSWPQ
- a CDS encoding glycoside hydrolase family 125 protein; protein product: MRSLAVVAIASTFVLPMRASSLDIGSIQKAAADYQNPNAHLQEMFRAALLDTTKLAQFAPDGTAYVKTGDIPAEWLRDASAQVRPYLYYAKDDPQVRTLLKAIVARESKYLQVDPYANAFTLDYRVWEQKFELDSLAYPVTLAWSYWKTTGDASVFTPDEAKALDAVLATMQREQDHPRNSHYTHKELPKDGRGNPVGYTGMIWTGFRPSDDACYYNYLIPSEMFAVVALGDMAEIERDVYHNVIKAQQAKALRDEVQKGIQTFGLVNVPKYGYVYAYEVDGLGHAILTDDANVPSLLSAPYIGYTTANDRNYLNTRAFLLSADDPAYYTGGIARGIGSYHTPDHWIWPLALVMQGLTAGGRGEKLDVLTELLNSDPGDHLLHESFDPNDPKRFTRQDFGWPNALFSEYIMTSFEGIGEIPMGDTSDLEFRSE
- a CDS encoding HAMP domain-containing sensor histidine kinase, producing the protein MASVTSSLARKRPLPLAEVAGEIESALASRPVPLLVVRLPEFERIAWREGRRAALRVERRTIAALVKSARQSLRAGDLFGHDPGSDIFAIVMAAPSREERTLSPVDCRAVLERIAAGISLVCDTRIEIGWTMLRHYDPLLGLQREIEAALERGARERERYEFFAAIGHELRTPLTSIRGYLDTLLEGEADAATSRRFLETARREALRLGRLLDGMFEFSLLDLSADTFVRAVCNVREAAERAAESVEPFARARGIAIDASVCDVRVAMEGDTCVQALVNLLENAVKYGRDRGCVRVRSGVRDPFVVITVEDDGPGVCAVERESIFGLRVRGASTASRPGTGIGLAIVKLIVERAGGEISVAESSLGGARFELTLPVWAESGALVS
- the fliF gene encoding flagellar basal-body MS-ring/collar protein FliF codes for the protein MDRISAMWNDLAGRIDTMWASQNRQGRSLAVGGIGVVLFALLAVAFLYFGHKQPYEVLFSNLAPADASAVTQHLKDDKVPYTLSSDGKTVYVPSQYLSDERVAIAGSNVIKGGSTGYELFDKTNFGMTEFEQKLDKTRATEGELERTIGGLSPVQAVRVHIAQPDDTLYSTTQSPTTASVAITTKDGETLAPQQVEGITMLVSRAVEGLKPENVTIVNQDGQVLLPSANAAENGGSPDALSLTQEQLVAKQRYEAGLQQSIQSMLDQTLGPRHAVARVSTKMNFDANSTEAKTYAPQGTVLSQQTKRESYNGSQPQNRAAGVPGTTSNIATYQGLQNTQSSGKYNKAEATTNYNISVQDTKHIDAPGKVLQTSVAVVVNTGSAQNPGQPAPTGAQQYAVSPANVAQIRNLVIAAAGLNLNTGDQISVEAIPFNPALTTPATFGQGTTQVLGVPLWALLALGGVGALILLGLLASRMRRRGSSFRPDMELPSFDSSLAEELPPFEEHPMLDGAPGIAAPIRSAADLTREQMIEYVTTVAQENPDSIAKLVKLWLAE
- the fliG gene encoding flagellar motor switch protein FliG, which gives rise to MQHDSPIVNLAGMEAGMPESAFAPEYPIVEVSGPEKAAILIITLGLELSATIFKFLRQDEVERIVLEIAKISTVSIEKRDSVITEAYQRAIALKYINEGGIEYAKEILERSFGAGQADDMTNRLFAALKHGNPLELIKKTEPAQLLQFIQDEHPQTIALILVYMAPDQAGAVLSALPPELQAEVAMRIAILQKTAPEVLEQLDELLGRRLLVSGADFSMAGGVQSLATVMGFVDRETEKNILDGLSKRDPELATEVKNLLFVFEDIVNLDDRSIQRILKEVDGKDLALALKSSNEDMLGRIYKNMSSRASATLREEIELLGPTRMREVGKAQQSIVDVIRTLEENGQIIIARGAKDERLV
- a CDS encoding adenylosuccinate synthase; protein product: MPAQTADIIVGIQWGDEGKGRIVDYYARDFDVVARFGGGDNAGHSIQVGDRKLALRIVPSGVLQPHCDLFIGGGTVVSLAGVTTELDNLAKIGIDVSRVKISDRAHVVFAYHAAADRANEIARGDAAIGTTGRGIGPAYVDKVARNGITFGDLARREVLADRIRFNLHSRASALGASAGLPSEEELIAQTLEAAERIRPHVVDGVSYVHDGLENGRKILIEGAQGTLLDVGYGTYPYVTSSHTLAGGACIGLGIGPTAIGRVIGVVKAYATRVGAGPFPSELHDERGEQLRRNGGEFGTVTGRPRRCGWFDAVAAKYAVRLNGLTAAAITKLDVLSGFDRIGIVTGYRLGGKAVGFEAAGLPGLELEVEYLDGWPDDLGAIRRLADLPAAARAYVARLAELLGVPVELVSVGPERSALAS
- a CDS encoding response regulator transcription factor, with the translated sequence MSALKVLLAEDDPSIRDLLTHHLAREGFEVLAVGDGNAALRAARSFADLLLLDVGLPGVDGFDVARTLRRERREIPIVMLTARTDEIDRIVGLELGADDYILKPFSAREVVARVKAIVRRTGQVYDAPPAVLTFGRLEIDEAAREVRIDGIDARFKPREFALLFALASNPGVALSRRVLLERVWGFDFEGDERTVDVHVRRVRLKIEREPNVPAMVQTIHGFGYKFARA